A genome region from Gossypium arboreum isolate Shixiya-1 unplaced genomic scaffold, ASM2569848v2 Contig00312, whole genome shotgun sequence includes the following:
- the LOC128288884 gene encoding heparanase-like protein 2, translating to MDLKCIFSLAILVSQISLSSTQNVNVVIQGATSTGETDDNFVCATLDWWATEKCNYNQCPWGKAGLLNLDLKKKGLINAIKAFNPLRIKVGGSLQDQVVYGVGGVKNCPNFMKNEDSLFGFSQGCLPVERWDELNKIFNQTGLSKGYVWVECSSRKKSVTNRKGSLGGYWKSQNARDFMKYTISRDTKLILMNL from the exons ATGGATTTGAAATGCATATTCAGCCTAGCAATCCTTGTTTCCCAGATATCGCTTTCGTCGACGCAAAATGTGAACGTTGTGATTCAAGGAGCAACATCAACTGGTGAAACAGATGATAACTTTGTATGCGCTACATTGGATTGGTGGGCTACTGAAAAATGCAACTACAATCAATGTCCTTGGGGAAAGGCTGGACtattaaatttg GATTTGAAAAAGAAGGGTCTGATAAATGCAATAAAAG CATTCAATCCTTTAAGAATCAAAGTTGGTGGGTCGTTGCAAGATCAAGTGGTGTACGGGGTAGGAGGAGTTAAGAATTGCCCCAATTTCATGAAAAATGAAGATAGTTTATTCGGATTCTCTCAGGGCTGCCTTCCCGTGGAAAGATGGGACGaactcaataaaattttcaatcaaacTGGGTTG AGTAAAGGTTACGTTTGGGTTGAATGCTCTTCTCGGAAGAAATCGGTCACAAATCGAAAAGGGTCTTTGGGTGGCTACTGGAAATCGCAAAATGCAAGGGATTTCATGAAGTATACTATTTCAAGGGATACAAAGTTGATTCTTATGAATTTG